In Methanococcus voltae, the sequence TATTTGCAGGCGATAGGGTTGAACACTGTAAGGAACTTGCTAAAAAACTTGAAAAGAACCATATTGTATGTGATAGATATGTTTATTCATCTATTGTGTATCAAAATACTCAAGGTATCGATATAGAATACATATATAACATTAACAGGTATGCCAGAGTGCCTGATATTGTAGTACTCTTAGACTTAAACCCCGAATTATCAATGCTAAGGGTCAATGATAGAACGGGCAATAATGAAATATTTGAAAAAATTGAATTTCAAAAAATAATACGTGAAAAATATCTCCAAATATTTGAAGATGAAAAAAATAAAAATAAGAAAAGTATGTTTAAACCGCCAATTTACATAAAAATAGATGCAAATAAAAGTATTTTAGAATTACATAATGAAATTTACGATTTAATTAAACAACATATTTAAAAATTTAATATTTAATATTTAATATTTAAAAAAATCATTTTTAAATTATTAATTTTCATTATTTGATTTAGAAGGTTCTACAATTAGTGAAACGCCCTCTATTTTTACAACATTTACTTTAATTCCTGCTTTTAATTCCGACCTATCGGGAGTCTTTGCTTGCCATTTTTCATTGTTTATAATTACATAGCCCGGTTTATTTTCTTCAATATTTTCTACCAAATCGCCCTCTAACCCGATTAAACGCTCTGCACCTATTTTTATATTCATTCCTGACTTATAAACGAATCTATACATTATATATATAGTTATTAATCCCGCTATAACTGCCAAAGGTAAAGCATAAGCTGGAGCAACTACTAATAATATTCCATATATAATTAAAGCTATTCCTGCGGCTGGAAAGTACAAACCCGGCGTAAAAGCTTCCATAAGTATAATTACTAAACCGATGAATATTAATATATAACCTACATCACTTTGCATAGGATTCCTCTTTTAATTCTCGTTAATTCTCTTTAAATAATATTAATATGTAATTCCTACTATTAATATGGATAGTTTTTAATTATTTGAAAAATAAAAAAGAATAAATATATTTATCAACAAATTACAAAATTATAAATTTTAGCATATTTGTGAATTAGTTAGTATTATTATTTGATTTAGCTTTTGAATAGGATATAAGTTTGCTCTCGAACTTGAATTTTGTAGATTTAGGGTTTAAATCAGTTCTAAGTGCTTTTTTATAAGTTTTTGAAGTTTTAACTGTATATTTTGTATGGGAATTTGTATTTATACTTTTAGCTATTCGAGATTTATCTTCAGTTCTATTATGTGATTTAAATTTAGGTCTTGAATATCGGGTTTCATCTCTTGTAGTAGATTTTGGCATTGCATTATTTCTATTTGAGTTTGTATTTTTAGAATTGGTATTTATTGTACCTTTTCGAGACCTTACAATTGAAACTTTGGAATTTGATTCGTTTTTAGGTCTTAAATTCTTCCTTGCAGGTTCTTTAATATGACGTTTTATAGGGTTAGAATTATTGTTTTCAAAGCTTTTGGATTTAAAACTCTCCTTACTATCACTATTTTGAGAGTTGTATCTTTTATTGGAGTATGTTTTTCTACCTGTTGGTTTATCGTATTTTTTATTAGGTATTTGTTCATTTTTATTTTCAGAAACGTTATTTCTTGAATAATTATTGTCTTTATTGCCATATGTTTTAATATTTGCATTTGATTTATTTTCATAATTCTTGTTATATTCTTTCTTGAAATCAGGTTTATTTTCTTCTTTATGATTAGTAATCTTAGTATAATTTTTATTTTTATCATTATTGCCATATTTAGAATACTTTTTATTGTTAGAATTATGATTATTAATATTATTATTATTATTATTATTATTATTATTTTTAATAATATTACTGTTAGAATTTTTATTTATGAAAGATTTTCTCTTATTATCGGATGTTGGAGTTTTTGTTTCTTCTTGTGCGTATTTTTTAGAATTTTGCATATTTTTAGAAACTACTACTTTAGAGTATCTTTTTGTAGTGCTAACAGTACCCTTTGTTTTTGCACTTTCAGGTGATTTAATTAATCTCTTTGAAGTGTCGCTGTTGGTTTTGTTATGGTTAACTTTTTTATATGCAGGTCTAACTTTTGTATCAGTATCCCTATTATTCGTGTTTCCAGAATTGGTGTACCTATCTTCCTTAACGTCTCCTTTGTCCTTGGATACGTTGTAATTTTTGTAATTTTTACCTTGGATTTCAGTTCTGTTGGTGGTTCTCCCACTGTTTTTAATCGGTTTATTGGATGACTTATTATATCGGTTATTAGTCCTTATTCCACCATTAGAATCCGAATTCCCTGTTTTATCATCGTTATTGTCCCTATTATTCCTATTGTAGCCATTATAACTATTATATCTATTTTTCCCATTGTTATTGTTATTGTTATTGTTTTTATTAGTATTATTAGTATTATTAGTATTATTAGTATTATTATTAGTATTACTATTTTTAATAGTATTGGGATTATTATTTGTTTTAAAAGTTTTATTTTTATTGGAACTGTGTTTATTATTAATTAAATTATTCTTGTTTTCCATTTCTTACACCATTATTATTAAAAAATTACATAATCGTACAAATTATCTAAAAAACTACTTTTCGTCATTTTCGTTATGTCTCTTCATTTTCTCATTATTCAGCACAGATATTCACAATTCTACTCCTTAATACATATTGTATTTACATAATCTTATGTTTGTTGTGATAATGTTGAAGTTTTTACCGGGTAATATCAAAATACATATACTAATACAAATAACTGCCACATAAAAGTATTAAAACGTAATTTATTGATATTCTGTAAAATACTCAGCTAACAGATAAATTAACAACAACAAAAGATATATGCATAGTTAAAAAGTGTTATAATGTGTAGATTTTTATAATTATATATTAAATTATATAAAAGTTTCTGCAATCTTACGGTTTAAATTAATTCACATCTCGATATTTTATTTAATGTTTTAGATAATAGTTTATTTTAATAATTATCATCTTTTATGTATCTTTATTATATCATCATTGTTTGTATGTTATAATAAATATATATAGGTAATTGTAAAGTCTAATCTTGTAAATAAAAAGATATTTTACAAAGATTTTATTGTAAATATTGTTGTAATTATTATCGTATATATTCTTATAAATTACTAACTCATATAAATGAGAATATCAAATATTGTATGAAAATATATAATATATAAAATGAATTTAATTTAATTATTTAACAAAAATATTGATAAATTTACGGATGGTGCAATAATGGGTGAATCTACACTTTCAGAAGATGTAAAAAACGTAATTATAAAGTACTTACTTCAAAATGCAATAAAATACGATGGAAAGCCTAATCCTAAATCGATTATGGGTAAAATGTTAGGTGAAAATCCTGATTTAAGAAAACTTGCAAAAGATATCAACCAGAATATTAGTGCAATTGCAAAAGAAGTCGAAGATATGGGTTTAGAAGCTCAAAAACAGAAACTTTCAGAAATCGCCCCAGAAATGATGGGTAAGAAAAAAGAAAGAAAAAAGAAAGAAATTGAACTTAAAAACGTGGATACCAAAAAAGGCGTTGTAATGAGATTTGCTCCTAATCCATCAGGACCTCTTCATTTAGGTCATGCAAGAGCAAGTGTTTTAAACGATTTCTTTACTAAAAAATACGATGGAAAGTTAATATTAAGATTAGAGGACACTGACGCTAAAAGGGTACTTCCTGAAGCTTATGAAATGATACAAGAAGACCTTAAATGGTTAGGCGTTAATATCGATGAAGTAATTATTCAATCACAAAGACTTGAAACTTACTACGGATATGGTAAACAATTGATTGAAATGGGTTATGCGTATGTTTGTGATTGCGATGCGGAAGAATTTAGGGAATTAAAAGCAAAAGGAATTGCTTGTAAATGTAGGGACAATGTTGCTGAAAAGAATCTCGAATTATGGGATAAAATGCTCTCTGGAGAATTAGATAATGTCGCAGTTAGATTAAAAACAGATATTACACATAAAAACCCTTCAATACGTGATTTCCCAATATTCAGAATTGAACACACACCTCACCCAAAAAATGGAACAAAATATGTTGTTTATCCACTTATGAACCTTTCTGTAAGTGTTGACGACCATTTAATGGGTCTTACACACGTTTTAAGAGGTAAAGACCACATTGTAAATACAGAAAAACAAAAATACATATTTGATTATATGGGTTGGGAAATCCCTGAATATTTACACTACGGTATCTTAAAAATAGAAGGCCCTGTTTTAAGTACGTCTAAAATGCACGCTGGTATTTTAGATGGCGAATATTCTGGCTGGGACGACCCGAGATTAGGAACTCTTAGAGCAATGAGGAAAAGAGGCATAAAACCTGAAGCCATATATAAAACAATGGTTGATATAGGGATTAAACAAGCTGATGTTAGGTTTGCGTGGGAAAATTTATATGCAGTTAACAAAGATTTGATTGATGCAATTACAAGAAGATTTTTCTTTGTTGCAAATCCTAAAAAAGTTATTGTTAAAAATGCAGACAATCAAACTATTAAGTTAAGAATGCATCCTGATAAAGATATGGGTATGAGAACGTTAGAATACAACGGGGAAATCTACCTATCAGGTAATGATAACATTGAAGTAGGTAAAATGTATAGGCTTATGGAATTGTTTAACATAGTTATTGACGAAATAAGCGAAGACGTTGTTTACGCACACTTTGACAGTGAGGATTACATAGTCGCAAAGGAAAATAAGGCAAATATCATTCATTGGGTACCTGTAAAAGATAGCGTTAAAGTTTCAGTGATTGACGGCAATGGTATAGAAACAAATGGTTATGCAGAGAAAGACTTTTCAGTTGTAAAAGAAGATGAAAGTGTACAGTTTGAAAGATATGGATTTGTTAGAGTCGATAAAACTGAAAATGAAAATGAAAATGAAAATGATAAAAAAGTAATTTGTTATTTGACCCACAATTAAATAACAACCATAATAATATTTTATTTTTTAAATATCTATTTTTTAAATTGAAGTTAAATTAATAATTAAATTTCAAAAAAGCAAGTTTACTATTTATTCTTTATTTTATTATTATTATTATTATTATTATTATTAATTTTTTATTATTATTATTATTATTAATTTTTTATTATTATTATTATTATTTAAAGATAATACACCGTATTTACTATGAAATACGGTCACAACATACACTACAATTACTGTGAATTGCAGTATAATAAATGATTAATTTCATAGTATATAAAGATTGGTTAAATAACACAGTATAATGTATTACCATAAAACAATATATCATAAAAATACGCATAAAATAAAATAAATTTAAAAAGAAAAAGGTTATTGAAATCCCCGTGGGGAAAACAATATTTTCATGGCTTATGAATTATTGAATATTTTAAAAAAAGCCTTCAAATTCAATTCTCATACGAAATTAGTTTCTTAATTCGATTTCGATTTGAACTGTTTCAGGAATTCTTACTTTCATAATGTGTTTCATTGTTCTTTCGTCAGCTTCTAAGTCAATAACTCTTTTGTGGATTTTCATTGTCCATCTGTCGAATGATGATGAACCTTCACCGTCGGTTGACTTTCTTGTTGTAACTTTTAATGTTTTTGTAGGTAATGGAATTGGACCTGCTAAATCAACACCTGTTTTTTCAGCAATAGCTTTGATTTGGTCACATACGCCGTCTAATTCTGTGTGTTTTGTACTTGATAATTTTATTCTTGCTTTTTGCATAATTTTGCCTCATTTATGATATGTAATGAATTTATTAAAATAATAATAAGTATAATTTAAAAATTAAAGAGTTAAATAATTAGAGTAAATCTAATTATTTGTTTTTAGCTGTAACTCTAATAGCCATACCAGCTGCTACAGTCATACCCATATCTCTGATAGCGAATCTACCGAGTTGTGGAATTTCTTTAACGCTTTCAATAACCATTGGTTTTGTTGGTATTAATTTAACGATTGCAGCATCACCAGCTTTTAAGAAGTCTGGGTTTTCTTCTAAAACTTCACCAGTTGCAGGGTTTAACTTTTTGCTTAACTCTGCAAATGTACAAGCAATCTGTGATGTGTGTGCGTGGAATACTGGTGTGTATCCTGCTGTGATAACTGAAGGGTGTTGTAAAACAACAATTTGAGCATCGAAGTCAGCTGCAACTGATGGTGCGTTGTCAACTGGACCTAAAACGTCTCCTCTCTTGATGTCTTTTTTACCTACACCTCTTACGTTGAAACCAATGTTGTCTCCTGGTTCAGCTGAAGGTAATTGTTCGTGGTGCATTTCCACTGTTTTAACTTCTCCTACTGAGCCTGAAGGTTCAAATACAACTTTGTCTCCTGGTCTGATGATACCTGTTTCAACTCTACCAACTGGAACTGTACCTACACCAGTGATTGAGTAAACATCTTGGATAGGTAATCTCAATGGTAAGTTTGTTGGTTTTTGAGGAGGTTGGAATGAGTCAATAACTTGAGCAATTGTAGGACCCTTGTACCATTTTGTGTTTTCTGATTTTTTGAATACGTTATCACCGTGTAATGAAGCTACAGGGATGAAAGGTACTGTGTCAGGGTTGTATCCTAACATTTTTAATAACTCTTCGCTTAACATTTTCTTCATTGCATTGTAGTCATCTTCACTGAAGTTAACTGTGTCCATTTTGTTAATTGCAACAGCTAATTGGTTTACACCTAATGTTCTGATTAAGAAAATGTGTTCTCTTGTTTGTGGCTGAATACCGTTGTTGTGGTCATCTACGTTAACAACTAAAACAGCTGCGTCAGCTTGTGAAGCACCGGTAATCATGTTTTTAATGAAGTCTCTGTGGCCTGGGCAGTCTACGATTGTTACTTCGTATTTGTCGGTAGGGAATTTTTTGTGAGCGATGTCAATTGTAACACCTCTCTCTCTTTCTTCTTTTAAACCGTCCATAACGTAAGCAAATTCGAATCCAGCTTTACCTTTTTCTTCAGCTTCTCTTCTTAATCTTGTAATTACCTGAGGGTCGATAGCTCCACCGTCTAATAATAATCTTCCTACTGTAGTTGATTTACCAGCGTCAACGTGTCCGATAAATGCAACGTTCAATATTGGTTTTTCTTTTGCCATATTGTCACCTGTATTTATATATGTTTTTGATTTTTGTAAGTAGAATTTATCTTATTAAGAGATTTCTAAATAAGTATAATTTGTAATATGATAGTAAAAATGAGTATATATATTTTATGGTATATTGTTAAAATCTTTTGGATTTTTCAAAATTAATCATGATTAATCGTGTAAGATTTTTAACCCATAAATATAATTTTTATACATTTACACCAATATACAAAATTAATAACTAAATATGAATTATTGATATTATAAGTTTACTGTAAGTTTTTACAATTTATTATAATTTCATTATATGTAATTCATATGTAGTTATTCTATTTTATATTTAATTTAATAATTTAAATAAGTTAATCGAAATAAATCAATTAAATTATTCTGTTTTTAAACCTTTTCTTGACCTAATTTGTTGAACAATCTTAGGTTGCAATTCAGTAGGTACTTTTTCGAATCCTGAGAATTCAACAGACCATAAACATCTACCTTGTGTAGCTCCTCTGATTGCACCAGCGAAACCGAACATTTCAGCAACAGGAACGCTACCTTTAATAATTGACATGTCGCCTTCTTGCTCCATATCAACGATTTGGCCTCTTCTGTTGTTGATTTCTTTCATACCGTCGCCCATGTAATCTTGAGGGGTGTTGATGTATACTTTTTGCATAGGTTCTAATAATACTGGTTTAGCTTGTGTAATAGCGTCTCTAACACCAAATCTTACCGCAGGGATAATTTGTGCTGGACCTCTGTGGATTGCATCTTCGTGGAAAGTTGCATCCATTAATTTAACTTTTACACCTTGAACTTTTTCAGCAGCTAAAGGACCGTTTCTTACAGCTTCTTTGAAACCTTCGATGATTAACTCTCTTGCTTCGTCTAACTGTACGATACCTCTTGTTAAGTTTGTGATTAAGTTACCGCCTATGATAGACATAACTTTTTTAGCTTCGTCTTTTGGCAATCCTGCTTCTACAAACCTACCTTCTGCTTCTGAGGAGATTTTTCTCTTGAAATCTTCATCTTTTAAGTCGCCTTTAACATATGCTTGGTATACACTGTCTTCTAAAGGTTCTACGATGAAGTACAACTTGTTGTGTTTGTTTGGTGATTTTCCTTCAATTTCAGGGCTTGTACCGTTGATTGTTTCTCTGTAAACAACGATTGGCTCACCAACATCAACTTCGATACCTGTATCTCTGCCGATTTTTGTATTTGTGATAACTTCGATGTGGAGTTCACCCATACCGCTGATTAAGTGTTCACCGGTTTCCTCGTTGATTTCCACTCTAACTGTGTTATCTTCTCTTGCGATTTGTCTTAATACTTCGATTAATTTTGGCAAGTCTTTTGTGTTTTTAGCTTCGATAGCAACTGTAATAACAGGTTCACTTACGTGTGATAAACCTTCGAAAGCTTGTTCCATTTTGTTTGAGAATGCTGAAACAGTTTCCCCTGCGGTTGCTTCTTTTAAACCTGTGATAGCACAGATGTTACCTGCTGAAATGCTTGGTACTTGAACTCTTTCTGCACCCATGAAAACTGAAACTTGTTGAGCTCTTGCTTTTTGTTCTGCACCAACTAAAAACAATTCGTCACCTTGTTTCATTCTTCCTGAGAACAATCTGCATGCTGAGATAGCTCCTGCGTGTTTATCAACGATAATTTTTGTGATAACACCTGCTAAAGGACCGTTAGGGTCACAAACCATCATTGACTTACCAACTTCTGACTCAATGTCTCCTTTCCAAATATTTGGAATTCTGTACTTTTGAGCTTGAACTGGGTTTGGTAAGTGTTTGATAACCATATCCAAACATACTTCGTGTAAAGGTGCTTTATCAGCTAATTCTTTCTGTTTTTCATCATTACAGAAATCAATGATGTCTTTGAATGAAATACCTGATTTTTGCATGTAAGGTACTGAAATAGCCCAGTTGTTGTAAGCTGAACCGAATGCTACCTTACCACCCATAACGTCACATAACCATTCTTTTTTGAACTCTTCTGGAGCCATTTTTTCGATTAAAACGTTAACTTCTGCAATAATTCTCATAAATCTTGCTTGTAATTCTTCAGGAGTTAATTTTAACTCGTTGATTAATCTGTCAACTTTGTTTATGAATAAAACAGGTTTAACTTTTTCTTTTAAAGCTTGTCTTAAAACTGTTTCAGTTTGTGGCATTACACCTTCTACTGCACAGCATACAACGATAGCACCATCGATAGCTCTCATTGCTCTTGTAACGTCACCACCAAAGTCAACGTGACCTGGGGTATCGATTAAGTTAATTAAGTGTTCTCCGGTTTCTGATTGGTGAACCATTGACACGTTTGCAGCGTAGATTGTAATACCTCTTGCTGCTTCTTCTTCATCAAAATCTAAAGCAAGTTGGTCTCCTGCTAATTCTTTTGATATCATACCAGCACCTGCTAAGAGGTTGTCTGATAAGGTTGTTTTACCGTGGTCGATGTGTGCACAGATACCGATGTTTCTGATTTTATCGTGGGTTTCCATTAAACTGGTAACCTTTTCTACCATTTTTGCTCTTCTTCCCATTATTTCACCGAATCAAATAAGTGATTTAATTGATTAATTGATTTTTGAAGAATTTATTAAATTTATGTGATAAATTATATCAATAATTTAAAAAAATACGATAACCATAAGATAAAATACTTATTTATGATTATTCCATTGATTAATTAAAAATATATAAATAAATAACTTAAAGAAATTAAAGAAATTAAAAAGATATAACTTTTCAATTATCTTGCTGATTGAGCAACTCTTTCTTTTTCTTCTTTTTTCTTTACAGCGAAGCTTTTTTGCATATCTGCTTTTGAAGCTGAGATTATTTCTTCAGCTAAACAGTTTGCAATTGATTTTTTGCTTTTTCTTGCTGAGTTTAAAGCTCCCAATGAGATGTTTCTGATAGCAGTGTCTAATCTTCTTACAGGTGAAACGTCAACTGATTGTAAGAATGCGATACCACCGTATGAAATTCTTGTTGTTTCTTCTCTTGGTCCTGCGTTTTCTAAAGCATCAACTAAAACTTGAACAGGGTTTTCCTTTGTTCTTTTTTCGATGATTTCTAAGGCTTCTTCCATAACTGCTAAAGCTTCGTATTTTTTACCAGTGTTTGTTTGTTCAGCCATTAATTTGTTTAAAACTCTTTCTACAATGTTCATTTTTGATTTATCGAACATCTTTTTTGAAAATCTTCCTGCGGTGTGAGGTACTAAAACAGGTTCTAAGCTAATGTATGACCTTAAGCTTGGATCTTTAACTGTAACAGCTTCACAATCCCATTTATTGAACAATTTAATTTCCAAAATTTCACCGTCCATTGTTGTTTTTGTGATTTGTGATTTTGTTTTTCCGAATTTTGATAATAATTATAAGTTTTATAAATTATTAAAGTTTAATGTTATATTAAAGTTATAAGTTTTTAAAGTTAAAATTTTTAAAATTAAGAAATTATCTTAAGAAATTATCTTATTATCTTATCTTTTAACTTTTTCTTGTTTACCTTTAACTAATTCTCTGATTGAGTTTTTACCAACCATTACAACTTTATATCTTACTCCAGGAATATCCCCTTTAGCTTGACCTGATGGACCACCGATTCCTTCGATAACTACTTCGTCGTGCTCGTCGATGAAATTGATAGCGTGGTTTCCTGGTGCAAATGCGGTAATAACTTTACCGTTTTTGATTAATTGAACTTTTACACATTTTCTGATAGCGGAGTTAGGCTGTTTTGCTTCGAGACCTACTTTCTCTACAACAATACCTCTTCCCATTGGAGCACCTTCTAATGGGTCAGCTTTTAATTTTAAGCTTAATTCTCTGTTAACGAATTTGTACTGGTGCCATTTGCTTTCTTTTCTTTTTAAGAATAATTTTCTACCTGCAAATTCTCCTCTTGGAGCTTTACTTCCTGCCATTTAATCACCTATGACTTAGAATATTCATAATTTCAATCGATATATTATTGCATTATTAAATCAATTATTGATAATATAATTACATATGATAAGTAATATAATAAATAACAAATTTTAATAAGTAAATTCAATCGATTTTAAATTTCTTAAATTATTCTGTTTTTTGTGTTTCGGTAGCTTCAGGAGCTTTTTCAACTTTTTCAGCTTCAGCTTTAACTTCTTTTACGTCAGTTTTAGCTTCTTCTGCTTTTGCTGGTGCTTCCTCTTTTTTAGCAACCTTTTTATCTTTTCTTAATCCTGCAATAACTTTGATGTTTTTAACACCTGAAAGTCTACTAACTAAATCAACTGCGGAATCGATTTTCTTTCCTTTGTCTCCGATAATAGCCCTTCTTAATTTAGGGTGGATTCTTAAGTATACTACTAAATCATCACCAAATTTTTTAGTCCAAACATCTTCTAATTCTACAGGTGCGAATATGTTTCTAATAAATTGTTTTACATCGTCGGAGTATTCAATTAAATCGATTTTCCTGCCAAATTTTTCGGTTGCGTTTCTTACGTTTTCTCCACCTTTTCCAATGGCTGCACCGATATCTCCTTCTTTGATAACAAATGTAATTTTTTCCTCATCAGCTACTGAATCAATGACATCTGCGCCAGTCATTTTTTCAAATAAGCTGATTCTCATTATATCTTCTGTATTAAGTTTAATTCTCATAAAACATCACCTGAATTATTCTTTGTTTAAGTTTAAAATAGATGAGTTACCAGGTTCCATTACCACCAATGCGGATACAGGGAATGGTTTACCACAAATAGCTCCGAGTTCAAGTGATGTGGCATCGTGTACGTATAATTTAACGCCTGATAATTTAGTATAGTATTCTAAATCTGCCATAACTTCTTTTGCACAGTTTCCTGCAACAATTAATAATTGCCCTTCACCGTGTTTTATGTTCTTAACAGCTTGTTTTGTACCTAATACTACTTTACCAGTATCTACAGCTACTCTGATTGCTCTGTTGATATCCATAATTTACCTCCTTCTCAGTTTTCTCCAGAGGGGTGTTTCTTTCCGATGCTAAATGCAATTTAGAAAAAAAGTCCTCCAATTAATAAATTACAAAGTTTTAATTTATTAATCGATTAATCATTTTATCGTACAAATGTACATGTGTACAGTTTTGACTAATACGAAATATGTAATAGTAATACGTTATTTTTATACTTTTGCATAGTTCAAATTTTTAAATAGCAAACAAGTACAATATTAACACTTAAGTAAAACATATTTGATAATGAATTAAAAATAATACTAAATAAGATAATAATAACATAATATAATAATATAATACTAAAATAATATAATAATATAATAATATAATAATATAATAATATAATAATAAAATAAAAATTATATACTATAAAAATTATTTAATTAAGTAATATTGAAGGTTATATTATTAAATATTTCCTTCTTCGTATTCTCTTTTAATTCCAACGTTTATACAGCCCGTACCGATAGATATAGGTTTACCAACGATAATGTTTTCAACGACACCATCTAATTCATCGGAATAACCTCTCATAGATGCGGAGTATAAGTGTTTCACAGTTTCTTCGAATGCTGCCCTTGCAAGAACGGAAGCTTTTTCGCCACCGATACCGTGTCTACCGATTGGTTTAACAACACCATCTGTAGTCATCAAGTCTGAAACCATCATCAAGTGTCTTGGGTCTACCGTCAAACCTTGGTTTGATAAAGTAGCAGCCATCTCGTAAATAATTGCGTTTCTTGCAGCTTCCACACCTAAAACATCCTGAATTTCAATGATATTGTTTGTTGTTGTTTTTGAAGGGTCTACACCTTCAATTTCAAATACTTCTTTTAAGTT encodes:
- a CDS encoding NfeD family protein, with the translated sequence MQSDVGYILIFIGLVIILMEAFTPGLYFPAAGIALIIYGILLVVAPAYALPLAVIAGLITIYIMYRFVYKSGMNIKIGAERLIGLEGDLVENIEENKPGYVIINNEKWQAKTPDRSELKAGIKVNVVKIEGVSLIVEPSKSNNEN
- a CDS encoding elongation factor EF-2, encoding MGRRAKMVEKVTSLMETHDKIRNIGICAHIDHGKTTLSDNLLAGAGMISKELAGDQLALDFDEEEAARGITIYAANVSMVHQSETGEHLINLIDTPGHVDFGGDVTRAMRAIDGAIVVCCAVEGVMPQTETVLRQALKEKVKPVLFINKVDRLINELKLTPEELQARFMRIIAEVNVLIEKMAPEEFKKEWLCDVMGGKVAFGSAYNNWAISVPYMQKSGISFKDIIDFCNDEKQKELADKAPLHEVCLDMVIKHLPNPVQAQKYRIPNIWKGDIESEVGKSMMVCDPNGPLAGVITKIIVDKHAGAISACRLFSGRMKQGDELFLVGAEQKARAQQVSVFMGAERVQVPSISAGNICAITGLKEATAGETVSAFSNKMEQAFEGLSHVSEPVITVAIEAKNTKDLPKLIEVLRQIAREDNTVRVEINEETGEHLISGMGELHIEVITNTKIGRDTGIEVDVGEPIVVYRETINGTSPEIEGKSPNKHNKLYFIVEPLEDSVYQAYVKGDLKDEDFKRKISSEAEGRFVEAGLPKDEAKKVMSIIGGNLITNLTRGIVQLDEARELIIEGFKEAVRNGPLAAEKVQGVKVKLMDATFHEDAIHRGPAQIIPAVRFGVRDAITQAKPVLLEPMQKVYINTPQDYMGDGMKEINNRRGQIVDMEQEGDMSIIKGSVPVAEMFGFAGAIRGATQGRCLWSVEFSGFEKVPTELQPKIVQQIRSRKGLKTE
- a CDS encoding 30S ribosomal protein S7 is translated as MEIKLFNKWDCEAVTVKDPSLRSYISLEPVLVPHTAGRFSKKMFDKSKMNIVERVLNKLMAEQTNTGKKYEALAVMEEALEIIEKRTKENPVQVLVDALENAGPREETTRISYGGIAFLQSVDVSPVRRLDTAIRNISLGALNSARKSKKSIANCLAEEIISASKADMQKSFAVKKKEEKERVAQSAR
- a CDS encoding glutamate--tRNA ligase, with amino-acid sequence MGESTLSEDVKNVIIKYLLQNAIKYDGKPNPKSIMGKMLGENPDLRKLAKDINQNISAIAKEVEDMGLEAQKQKLSEIAPEMMGKKKERKKKEIELKNVDTKKGVVMRFAPNPSGPLHLGHARASVLNDFFTKKYDGKLILRLEDTDAKRVLPEAYEMIQEDLKWLGVNIDEVIIQSQRLETYYGYGKQLIEMGYAYVCDCDAEEFRELKAKGIACKCRDNVAEKNLELWDKMLSGELDNVAVRLKTDITHKNPSIRDFPIFRIEHTPHPKNGTKYVVYPLMNLSVSVDDHLMGLTHVLRGKDHIVNTEKQKYIFDYMGWEIPEYLHYGILKIEGPVLSTSKMHAGILDGEYSGWDDPRLGTLRAMRKRGIKPEAIYKTMVDIGIKQADVRFAWENLYAVNKDLIDAITRRFFFVANPKKVIVKNADNQTIKLRMHPDKDMGMRTLEYNGEIYLSGNDNIEVGKMYRLMELFNIVIDEISEDVVYAHFDSEDYIVAKENKANIIHWVPVKDSVKVSVIDGNGIETNGYAEKDFSVVKEDESVQFERYGFVRVDKTENENENENDKKVICYLTHN
- a CDS encoding 30S ribosomal protein S12, encoding MAGSKAPRGEFAGRKLFLKRKESKWHQYKFVNRELSLKLKADPLEGAPMGRGIVVEKVGLEAKQPNSAIRKCVKVQLIKNGKVITAFAPGNHAINFIDEHDEVVIEGIGGPSGQAKGDIPGVRYKVVMVGKNSIRELVKGKQEKVKR
- the rpsJ gene encoding 30S ribosomal protein S10 — encoded protein: MQKARIKLSSTKHTELDGVCDQIKAIAEKTGVDLAGPIPLPTKTLKVTTRKSTDGEGSSSFDRWTMKIHKRVIDLEADERTMKHIMKVRIPETVQIEIELRN
- the tuf gene encoding translation elongation factor EF-1 subunit alpha, translating into MAKEKPILNVAFIGHVDAGKSTTVGRLLLDGGAIDPQVITRLRREAEEKGKAGFEFAYVMDGLKEERERGVTIDIAHKKFPTDKYEVTIVDCPGHRDFIKNMITGASQADAAVLVVNVDDHNNGIQPQTREHIFLIRTLGVNQLAVAINKMDTVNFSEDDYNAMKKMLSEELLKMLGYNPDTVPFIPVASLHGDNVFKKSENTKWYKGPTIAQVIDSFQPPQKPTNLPLRLPIQDVYSITGVGTVPVGRVETGIIRPGDKVVFEPSGSVGEVKTVEMHHEQLPSAEPGDNIGFNVRGVGKKDIKRGDVLGPVDNAPSVAADFDAQIVVLQHPSVITAGYTPVFHAHTSQIACTFAELSKKLNPATGEVLEENPDFLKAGDAAIVKLIPTKPMVIESVKEIPQLGRFAIRDMGMTVAAGMAIRVTAKNK
- the tmk gene encoding dTMP kinase — encoded protein: MTNKDNINNKNNNIDSNNKNKNSKLNKFIVFEGIDGSGKSTQAKMLADRINAILDYEPTNSEVGKLIRKGLSEGCFEKETLALLFAGDRVEHCKELAKKLEKNHIVCDRYVYSSIVYQNTQGIDIEYIYNINRYARVPDIVVLLDLNPELSMLRVNDRTGNNEIFEKIEFQKIIREKYLQIFEDEKNKNKKSMFKPPIYIKIDANKSILELHNEIYDLIKQHI